Proteins from a genomic interval of Coccinella septempunctata chromosome 2, icCocSept1.1, whole genome shotgun sequence:
- the LOC123308113 gene encoding uncharacterized protein LOC123308113 yields MKVSCCTQVFSYQVGSLMKRIALWNIEDENRLTPKSVDTAELILFMDKMFDSLNSSCRMAPASKPLKGGVSRGSPHQDFWTSGRAIDEFKLIESTGADFVQIMEQYDFRIFKA; encoded by the exons ATGAAGGTATCCTGCTGCACACAGGTTTTCAGTTATCAAGTTGGGTCTCTAATGAAGCGGATTGCGTTATGGA ACATTGAAGATGAGAACAGATTAACCCCAAAAAGTGTGGACACTGCAGAGCTGATCCTTTTTATGGACAAGATGTTTGACAGTTTGAATTCCAGCTGCAGGATGGCCCCGGCAAGCAAGCCATTGAAAGGAGGTGTGTCCAGAGGATCACCCCACCAAGATTTTTGGACGAGTGGACGAGCTATCGACGAATTCAAGTTGATCGAATCTACTGGAGCTGATTTCGTTCAAATTATGGAACAGTatgattttcgaatttttaaaGCTTAA